In one Pseudomonas sp. Bout1 genomic region, the following are encoded:
- the ampC gene encoding class C beta-lactamase, translated as MYELSSKARTVTLFALLLGAGNCMAATDLRQVVDSTVEPLMQQQDIAGLSVAVIQNGKAQYFNYGVASREGKQPVSENTLFEIGSVSKTFTATLAGYALANGKLKLSDPASQYLPALRGGTFDHISLLNLGTYTAGGLPLQFPDESDNASKMISYYQHWKADFAPGTQRLYSNPSIGLFGHLAAQSLGQPFDRLMEQTLLPKLGLKHTFITVPKAQMNLYAQGYDKAGKPVRVGPGALDAEAYGIKTSTSDLIHYVEVNMHPAKLEKPLQQAIATTHTGYYTVQGMTQGLGWEMYPYPITLDALTAGNSAQMAFEPHKVNWLTPPQAPHADTLVNKTGATGGFGAYVAYVPSKGLGVVILANKNYPNAERVKAAHAILSAMDR; from the coding sequence ATGTACGAACTTTCTTCAAAAGCACGAACGGTCACACTATTCGCCCTATTGCTCGGCGCCGGCAACTGCATGGCGGCCACAGATTTGCGCCAGGTGGTGGACAGTACCGTCGAACCCCTGATGCAGCAACAAGACATCGCCGGCCTGTCGGTCGCAGTGATACAGAACGGCAAGGCGCAATACTTTAACTACGGCGTCGCATCCAGGGAAGGCAAGCAACCGGTCAGCGAAAACACCCTGTTCGAAATCGGCTCGGTGAGCAAGACCTTCACCGCCACTCTCGCAGGCTATGCCCTGGCCAACGGCAAGCTGAAACTCTCGGACCCGGCCAGCCAATACCTGCCGGCGTTGCGTGGCGGCACATTTGACCACATCAGCCTGCTCAACCTCGGCACCTACACCGCCGGTGGCCTGCCACTGCAATTCCCGGATGAGTCCGATAACGCCAGCAAGATGATCAGCTACTACCAGCACTGGAAAGCGGATTTCGCCCCCGGCACCCAACGCCTCTACTCCAACCCGAGCATCGGCCTGTTCGGCCACCTCGCCGCCCAAAGCCTGGGCCAGCCGTTTGACCGGCTGATGGAGCAAACGCTGCTGCCGAAACTCGGCCTCAAGCACACCTTTATCACCGTGCCCAAGGCGCAGATGAACCTGTACGCGCAGGGTTACGACAAGGCCGGCAAACCGGTGCGTGTCGGCCCGGGCGCCCTGGACGCCGAGGCCTACGGCATCAAGACCAGCACCTCGGACCTGATCCATTACGTTGAAGTGAACATGCACCCGGCGAAGCTGGAAAAGCCGCTGCAACAGGCGATTGCCACGACGCACACCGGCTACTACACCGTGCAGGGCATGACCCAGGGCCTCGGCTGGGAGATGTACCCCTACCCGATCACCCTGGACGCCCTGACTGCAGGCAACTCGGCGCAAATGGCCTTTGAGCCGCACAAGGTCAACTGGCTGACACCACCACAAGCGCCCCATGCCGACACGCTGGTGAACAAGACCGGCGCCACTGGTGGCTTTGGCGCCTACGTGGCGTACGTGCCGAGCAAAGGCCTGGGGGTGGTGATCCTGGCGAACAAGAACTACCCGAACGCCGAACGGGTGAAAGCGGCACACGCCATCTTGAGTGCGATGGATAGATAA
- the dctM gene encoding C4-dicarboxylate TRAP transporter large permease protein DctM: protein MAVLCLFLLLFVFMFLGVPIAISLGLSGAVSILMFSPDSVSSLAIKLFETSDAYTFLAIPFFLLSGAFMTTGGVAQRLIDFANACVGHIRGGLAIAAVLACMLFAALSGSSPATVAAVGSIAVAGMVRSGYPKEFGAGIICNAGTLGILIPPSIVMVVYSAATETSVGKLFMAGVIPGLLLGLMLMVAIYIVARIKKLPAQPRATFREWLTCARRAFWGLLLLVIILGGIYSGMFTPTEAAAVAAVYSAFVALFVYKDMKIKDCPKVLMESGRLAIMLMFIIANAMLFAHVLTTEQIPQEITAWVISEGLTPIGFLIMVNVVLLVAGSFMEPSAIVLILAPIFFPIAMKLGIDPIHLGIVMVVNMEIGLVHPPVGLNLFVTSAVTGLTLGQTIRAALPWLMILLVFLIMVTYLPFISLALPHWLGM from the coding sequence ATGGCCGTTCTGTGTCTGTTTTTGCTGCTGTTCGTGTTCATGTTCCTCGGCGTGCCCATCGCGATTTCCCTGGGCTTGTCGGGCGCGGTGTCGATCCTGATGTTCAGCCCGGACTCGGTGAGTTCGCTGGCGATCAAGCTGTTTGAAACCTCGGACGCCTACACTTTCCTGGCGATTCCATTCTTCCTGTTGTCGGGTGCGTTCATGACCACCGGCGGCGTGGCGCAACGGCTGATCGACTTTGCCAACGCCTGCGTCGGGCATATCCGTGGTGGCCTGGCGATTGCGGCCGTGTTGGCGTGCATGCTGTTTGCCGCGCTGTCGGGCTCTTCGCCTGCGACGGTGGCGGCGGTGGGTTCGATTGCGGTGGCGGGCATGGTGCGCTCGGGCTATCCGAAGGAATTTGGTGCCGGGATTATCTGCAACGCCGGTACCCTGGGCATCCTGATTCCGCCGTCGATCGTGATGGTGGTGTACTCGGCGGCGACCGAAACCTCGGTGGGCAAACTGTTCATGGCCGGAGTAATCCCGGGCCTGCTGTTGGGCTTGATGTTGATGGTCGCGATCTACATTGTCGCGCGCATCAAGAAACTGCCGGCCCAGCCACGGGCGACGTTCCGTGAGTGGCTCACCTGCGCTCGCCGGGCGTTCTGGGGCTTGCTGCTGTTGGTGATTATCCTGGGCGGCATCTACAGCGGCATGTTCACCCCGACGGAAGCGGCGGCGGTGGCGGCGGTGTATTCGGCGTTTGTCGCGCTGTTCGTCTACAAGGACATGAAGATCAAGGACTGCCCCAAGGTCCTGATGGAGTCCGGGCGCCTGGCGATCATGCTGATGTTTATCATCGCCAACGCCATGCTCTTCGCCCACGTGCTGACGACTGAGCAAATCCCGCAGGAAATCACCGCGTGGGTGATCTCCGAAGGCCTGACGCCGATTGGCTTTTTGATCATGGTCAACGTGGTGTTGCTGGTGGCGGGCAGCTTTATGGAGCCGTCGGCGATCGTGCTGATCCTGGCGCCGATCTTCTTTCCGATCGCGATGAAGCTGGGGATCGACCCGATTCACCTGGGGATCGTGATGGTGGTCAACATGGAGATTGGCCTGGTGCACCCGCCGGTGGGGTTGAACCTGTTTGTGACGTCGGCGGTGACGGGGCTGACGCTGGGGCAGACCATCCGCGCGGCGTTGCCGTGGCTGATGATCCTGCTGGTGTTCCTGATCATGGTGACCTACCTGCCATTCATCTCGCTGGCCTTGCCGCACTGGCTTGGGATGTAA
- a CDS encoding TRAP transporter small permease has product MQTLRRAWEHLEEGFIAFLLAAMTLVTFVYVMLNNIYTLFFSLADKWAWSSGLFNALGDHTMGWAQDMTWSVALTKAMFGWLIFFGISYGVRTAGHLGVDALVKLTPRRVQRLLGMLACLCCLAYAGLFMVASYKWLSAVMTAGIGAEDLDKFGIDVGDIVVIVPIGFALVFIRYLEIFYRIFTHRQTGLGLADEAGEASKLAGSHEERH; this is encoded by the coding sequence ATGCAAACGCTAAGGCGCGCCTGGGAGCATCTGGAGGAAGGTTTTATCGCCTTCCTGCTGGCTGCCATGACCCTGGTGACTTTTGTCTACGTCATGCTCAATAACATTTACACGCTGTTCTTTTCCCTCGCCGATAAGTGGGCCTGGAGCAGCGGCCTTTTCAACGCCCTGGGTGACCACACTATGGGCTGGGCCCAGGACATGACCTGGAGCGTGGCGCTGACCAAGGCGATGTTCGGCTGGCTGATTTTCTTCGGCATCTCCTACGGCGTGCGCACCGCCGGCCACCTCGGCGTGGACGCGCTGGTCAAGCTGACGCCGCGCCGCGTGCAACGCCTGCTGGGCATGCTCGCCTGCCTGTGCTGCCTGGCCTACGCCGGGTTGTTCATGGTCGCCAGCTACAAGTGGCTGAGTGCGGTGATGACCGCCGGCATTGGCGCTGAAGACCTCGACAAGTTCGGCATCGACGTCGGCGACATCGTGGTGATCGTACCCATCGGCTTTGCCCTGGTGTTCATCCGCTACCTCGAGATTTTCTACCGCATCTTCACCCACCGCCAAACCGGGCTGGGCCTGGCCGACGAAGCCGGTGAAGCCAGCAAGTTGGCCGGCAGCCATGAGGAGCGTCACTGA
- a CDS encoding TRAP transporter substrate-binding protein: MLKLSRALFCAATLFAAGLAQAADPIVIKFAHVVAENTPKGQGALLFKKLAEERLPGRVKVEVYPNSSLFGDGKEMEALLLGDVQMLAPSLAKFEQYTKQVQIYDLPFLFNDLAAVDRFQAAQGKALLTSMQDKNILGLAYWHNGLKQLSSNKALHEPKDARGLKFRVQASSVLEEQFKAIRANPRKMSFAEVYQGLQTGTVNGTENTWSNYESQKVNEVQKYFTESNHGLIDYMVITNAKFWNGLPPDVRTTLDQVMVEVTLEVNKQAEALNQSAKQKIIDAKTSEIIELTPEQRQLWREAMRPVWQKFEGEIGADLIKAADASNQ; this comes from the coding sequence ATGCTCAAGCTTTCTCGGGCGCTGTTCTGCGCCGCCACCTTGTTTGCCGCGGGCCTGGCCCAGGCGGCCGACCCTATCGTGATCAAGTTCGCCCACGTCGTCGCAGAAAATACCCCGAAAGGCCAGGGCGCCTTGCTGTTCAAGAAACTCGCTGAAGAACGCCTGCCTGGCCGGGTGAAAGTCGAGGTGTACCCCAACTCCTCGCTGTTCGGCGATGGCAAGGAAATGGAAGCGCTGTTGCTGGGCGATGTGCAGATGCTGGCGCCGTCCCTGGCCAAGTTTGAGCAGTACACCAAGCAAGTCCAGATCTACGACCTGCCGTTCCTGTTCAACGACCTGGCGGCGGTCGACCGCTTCCAGGCCGCCCAGGGCAAGGCGCTGCTGACCTCGATGCAAGACAAGAACATTCTCGGCCTGGCCTATTGGCACAACGGCCTCAAGCAACTGTCGTCGAACAAGGCCTTGCATGAACCCAAGGATGCCCGTGGCCTGAAGTTCCGGGTGCAGGCCTCCAGCGTGCTGGAAGAGCAGTTCAAGGCGATCCGCGCCAACCCGCGCAAAATGAGCTTTGCCGAGGTGTACCAGGGCTTGCAGACCGGCACCGTGAATGGCACCGAGAACACCTGGTCGAACTATGAAAGCCAGAAGGTCAACGAGGTGCAGAAGTACTTCACCGAGTCCAACCACGGCCTCATCGACTACATGGTCATTACCAACGCCAAGTTCTGGAACGGCCTGCCGCCGGATGTGCGCACCACCCTGGACCAGGTCATGGTCGAAGTCACCTTGGAGGTGAACAAGCAGGCCGAAGCACTGAACCAGTCGGCCAAGCAGAAGATCATCGACGCCAAGACCAGCGAAATCATCGAACTGACGCCCGAGCAACGCCAGCTGTGGCGCGAAGCGATGCGCCCGGTGTGGCAGAAGTTCGAAGGTGAAATCGGTGCCGACCTGATCAAGGCCGCCGACGCGTCGAACCAGTAA
- a CDS encoding CoA ester lyase codes for MPTSLVRSALFVPGSRPERFAKALASGADAVIVDFEDAVEEPLKRQARDNLGVFLQATPAARVWVRINAPEHPEHFADVAFCQAHAGVAGVLLPKVESAAQVAVVAATGKVIWPIIESARGLLAVAQIARAPSVERLSFGGLDLALDLNLSRGSAAAQFALDQARLALIVHSRAAGLVAPLDGVHPAIDDPEGLRRSIRHAYEMGFAGALCIHPKQVAVIHQALAPSAEDLAWAKRVVEAGAHGAGAYQLDGQMVDAPVLLRAQRLLAAQP; via the coding sequence ATGCCAACTTCTCTTGTGCGCTCTGCGCTGTTTGTACCCGGCAGCCGACCGGAACGGTTTGCCAAGGCCTTGGCCAGTGGCGCCGATGCGGTGATTGTGGATTTTGAAGACGCGGTGGAAGAGCCGCTCAAGCGCCAGGCCCGGGACAACCTCGGGGTGTTTTTGCAGGCGACGCCAGCGGCGCGGGTGTGGGTGCGGATCAACGCGCCGGAGCATCCCGAGCATTTTGCCGATGTGGCATTTTGTCAGGCGCATGCCGGGGTTGCGGGGGTTCTGCTGCCCAAGGTTGAAAGCGCGGCCCAAGTGGCCGTGGTGGCCGCAACGGGCAAGGTCATCTGGCCGATTATCGAGAGTGCACGGGGCTTGCTGGCGGTGGCGCAAATTGCTCGTGCACCGTCGGTGGAGCGCCTGTCATTCGGTGGCCTGGATTTGGCGCTGGACTTGAACCTGAGCCGCGGTTCCGCGGCCGCGCAATTTGCCCTGGACCAGGCGCGCCTCGCACTGATCGTGCATTCACGCGCCGCCGGGCTGGTGGCGCCGCTGGATGGCGTGCACCCGGCCATCGACGACCCTGAAGGCCTGCGCCGCTCGATTCGGCATGCCTACGAAATGGGGTTTGCCGGCGCGCTGTGTATCCACCCCAAACAAGTGGCGGTGATTCATCAGGCGTTGGCCCCCAGTGCCGAGGACTTGGCGTGGGCCAAGCGGGTGGTGGAGGCCGGTGCCCACGGGGCAGGGGCGTATCAACTGGACGGGCAGATGGTGGATGCGCCGGTGTTGCTGCGGGCCCAAAGACTGCTGGCCGCACAACCGTAA
- a CDS encoding CaiB/BaiF CoA-transferase family protein produces the protein MTANQRPLDGITVVSLEHAIAAPFCTRQLADLGARVIKIERPGAGDFARGYDERVRGLASHFVWTNRSKESLTLDLKRDEAGDILQTLLADADVLVQNLAPGAAARMGLSFEALHARFPRLIVCDISGYGEGGPYEKKKAYDLLIQSEGGFLSVTGGPGEDQMAKAGCSIADISAGMYAYSGILSALLLRGKTGQGSRIDVSMLESLVEWMGYPMYYAFDGAPQPPRAGAAHSTIYPYGPFPTGDGGTVMLGLQNEREWAAFCDKVLLTPGLAIDERFSANFKRSENRDVLRQIIVDSFAQMSAEAVIQRLEDAQIASARVNDMQGVWDHPQLKARDSWREVDSPAGKLPSLLPPARNAAFTPRMDAVPGLGQHSQGILDQLGYSAEAIDSLRTRGVI, from the coding sequence ATGACTGCTAATCAACGACCGCTGGACGGCATCACTGTCGTCAGCCTGGAACATGCGATTGCCGCGCCGTTCTGCACCCGCCAGTTGGCCGACCTTGGCGCCCGTGTGATCAAGATCGAGCGCCCCGGCGCCGGTGACTTTGCCCGTGGCTATGACGAGCGCGTACGAGGCCTGGCGTCGCATTTCGTATGGACCAACCGCTCCAAGGAAAGCCTCACCCTGGACCTCAAGCGCGACGAAGCCGGGGACATTCTGCAAACCTTGCTGGCCGACGCCGACGTGCTGGTGCAGAACCTGGCGCCGGGCGCAGCAGCGCGCATGGGCTTGTCATTCGAGGCGCTGCATGCGCGTTTCCCGCGTCTGATCGTCTGCGATATCTCCGGCTACGGCGAGGGCGGGCCTTATGAGAAAAAGAAAGCCTACGACCTGCTGATCCAGAGCGAAGGCGGCTTCCTCTCGGTGACCGGTGGCCCGGGCGAAGACCAGATGGCCAAGGCCGGCTGCTCGATCGCCGACATCTCCGCCGGGATGTACGCCTACAGCGGCATCCTCTCGGCGCTGTTGCTGCGGGGCAAAACCGGGCAGGGCAGCCGTATCGACGTGAGCATGCTGGAAAGCCTGGTGGAGTGGATGGGCTACCCGATGTACTACGCGTTCGACGGCGCGCCCCAGCCACCGCGAGCGGGTGCGGCGCATTCGACCATTTACCCCTACGGGCCGTTTCCCACCGGCGACGGCGGCACGGTGATGCTCGGTTTGCAGAACGAGCGTGAATGGGCGGCGTTCTGCGACAAGGTGCTGCTCACCCCTGGGCTGGCGATAGACGAGCGTTTCTCGGCGAACTTCAAGCGTTCGGAAAACCGCGACGTGCTGCGCCAGATCATCGTCGACAGCTTCGCGCAGATGAGCGCCGAGGCCGTGATCCAGCGCCTGGAAGACGCACAAATCGCCAGCGCCCGGGTCAACGACATGCAGGGCGTGTGGGACCACCCGCAGCTCAAGGCCCGCGACAGCTGGCGTGAAGTCGACAGCCCGGCGGGCAAGTTACCGTCGTTGCTGCCACCGGCGCGCAATGCCGCGTTTACCCCGCGCATGGACGCAGTGCCGGGCCTGGGGCAGCACAGCCAGGGAATTCTCGACCAGTTGGGTTATTCCGCTGAAGCCATCGACAGCCTGCGTACACGCGGCGTTATCTGA
- a CDS encoding MmgE/PrpD family protein, which yields MSHTQALCRFLAQLQYEQLPDELLARTEDLFLDWLASALASQGAHPIPLFERYARTMGPAEGPAQIIVNGASSSAYFAALVNGASSHLVEQDDLHNSSVLHPATVVFPAAFAAAQDLGKSGRELLLASVAGYEAGIRIGEFMGRSHYRIFHTTATVGTLAAAVAVGKLLDFNEEQFINLLGSAGTQAAGLWEFLRDAADSKQLHTAKAAADGLLAAYLTADGLTGARNILEGDQGMAAGMSTDAAPGKLSDRLGSRWALLETSFKFHASCRHTHPAADALLDLMQRERLSHDQITHVQTRVHQGAIDVLGRVTLPQTVHQAKFSMGTVLGLIAVHGKAGLTEFHELALNDAAVSAFRDKVSMTLDAEVDGAYPQRWLGRVVVTTADGRTLHGAIDEPKGDPGNTLSRAELADKFQRLTQFSGARTPAQTAGLIEKVWNLRNAVSLAHWL from the coding sequence ATGAGCCATACCCAAGCGTTGTGCCGGTTCCTTGCCCAGTTGCAGTACGAACAATTGCCGGACGAGTTGCTCGCCCGCACTGAAGACCTGTTTCTCGACTGGCTCGCCTCGGCGCTGGCCAGCCAGGGCGCGCACCCGATCCCGCTGTTCGAGCGGTATGCGCGCACGATGGGGCCGGCCGAAGGTCCGGCGCAGATCATCGTCAACGGCGCCAGCAGCAGTGCGTATTTTGCCGCACTGGTGAACGGCGCGTCGTCGCACCTGGTGGAGCAGGATGACCTGCACAACAGCTCGGTATTGCACCCGGCGACCGTAGTCTTTCCTGCCGCATTCGCGGCGGCGCAAGACCTCGGCAAGTCCGGTCGCGAGCTGCTGCTGGCCTCGGTAGCCGGTTACGAAGCCGGGATTCGCATCGGTGAATTCATGGGGCGTTCCCACTACCGGATCTTCCACACCACCGCCACCGTCGGCACCCTCGCGGCGGCGGTTGCAGTGGGCAAACTGCTCGACTTCAACGAAGAGCAGTTCATCAACCTGCTGGGCAGTGCCGGTACTCAGGCGGCCGGTTTGTGGGAGTTCCTGCGCGATGCCGCCGACTCCAAGCAACTGCACACCGCCAAGGCGGCTGCCGATGGGTTGTTGGCCGCTTACCTGACGGCGGACGGGCTGACCGGTGCGCGCAATATCCTGGAAGGCGACCAGGGCATGGCGGCGGGCATGTCCACCGATGCCGCTCCAGGCAAGTTGTCGGACCGCCTCGGCAGCCGTTGGGCGCTGCTGGAAACCTCGTTCAAGTTCCATGCTTCGTGCCGCCATACCCACCCAGCGGCGGATGCGCTGCTGGACCTGATGCAGCGCGAAAGGCTCAGTCATGACCAAATCACCCATGTGCAAACCCGCGTTCACCAAGGCGCCATTGATGTACTGGGCCGTGTGACGCTGCCGCAGACCGTGCACCAGGCCAAGTTTTCCATGGGCACCGTGTTGGGGTTGATTGCCGTACATGGCAAGGCCGGGCTGACCGAATTTCACGAACTGGCGCTCAACGATGCAGCGGTGTCGGCATTTCGCGACAAGGTCTCGATGACCCTTGACGCCGAGGTCGACGGTGCCTACCCGCAGCGCTGGCTGGGCCGGGTGGTCGTGACCACCGCCGATGGCCGCACCTTGCACGGCGCCATCGACGAACCCAAGGGCGACCCAGGCAATACCCTGAGCCGCGCCGAGCTGGCCGACAAATTCCAGCGCCTGACCCAATTCAGCGGCGCCCGCACGCCCGCGCAAACCGCCGGGCTGATCGAAAAAGTCTGGAATCTGCGCAACGCCGTGTCCCTGGCTCACTGGCTTTAA
- a CDS encoding acyl-CoA dehydrogenase family protein, with the protein MNPNDNEELNAIREGVRALCAEFDAAYWRKVDEEKGFPEAFVKALTEAGWLSAMIPEEYGGSGLGLAEASVILEEVNRCGGNSGTVHGQMYNMFTLLRHGSAAQKSFYLPKLASGELRLQSMAVTEPTTGTDTTKIKTTAVKRGDKYVINGQKVWISRVQHSDLMILLARTTPLAEVKKKSEGMSIFLVDLREAIGNGLTVQPIANMVNHETNELFFDNLELPLDSLIGEEGKGFRYILDGLNAERTLIAAECIGDGRWFIEKASAYARDRVVFGRPIGQNQGVQFPIAEAHIEIEAADLMRWRACEEYDSGANAGASANMAKYLAAKASWEAANACLQTHGGFGFACEYDVERKFRETRLYQVAPISTNLILSYVAEHLLELPRSF; encoded by the coding sequence ATGAATCCCAATGACAACGAAGAACTGAATGCCATCCGCGAAGGCGTGCGCGCACTGTGCGCTGAATTCGACGCCGCCTACTGGCGCAAGGTTGATGAAGAAAAAGGCTTCCCCGAAGCCTTCGTCAAGGCCCTGACCGAAGCCGGCTGGCTGTCGGCGATGATCCCCGAAGAGTACGGCGGCTCGGGCCTCGGGCTGGCAGAAGCGTCGGTGATCCTGGAAGAAGTGAACCGCTGCGGTGGCAACTCCGGCACCGTCCACGGGCAGATGTACAACATGTTCACCTTGCTGCGCCACGGCAGCGCAGCGCAAAAAAGCTTCTACCTGCCCAAGCTCGCCAGCGGCGAACTGCGCTTGCAATCGATGGCGGTGACCGAGCCCACCACCGGCACCGACACCACCAAGATCAAGACCACCGCCGTCAAGCGTGGCGACAAGTACGTGATCAACGGCCAGAAAGTGTGGATCTCGCGGGTGCAGCATTCCGACCTGATGATCCTGCTGGCGCGCACCACGCCGCTGGCCGAGGTGAAGAAAAAATCCGAGGGTATGTCGATCTTCCTGGTCGACCTGCGCGAAGCCATCGGCAACGGCCTGACCGTGCAGCCCATCGCCAATATGGTCAACCACGAGACCAACGAGCTGTTCTTTGACAACTTGGAGTTGCCGCTGGACAGCCTGATTGGTGAGGAGGGCAAGGGCTTTCGCTACATCCTCGACGGGCTCAACGCCGAGCGCACCCTGATCGCCGCCGAGTGCATCGGCGACGGCCGCTGGTTTATCGAAAAGGCCAGCGCCTATGCCCGCGACCGTGTGGTGTTTGGCCGGCCGATCGGGCAGAACCAGGGCGTGCAGTTCCCGATTGCCGAAGCGCATATCGAGATCGAAGCGGCCGACCTGATGCGCTGGCGTGCCTGTGAGGAGTACGACAGCGGCGCCAATGCCGGGGCCAGCGCAAACATGGCCAAGTACCTCGCGGCCAAGGCCTCGTGGGAAGCTGCCAACGCCTGCCTGCAAACCCACGGCGGTTTTGGTTTTGCCTGCGAATACGATGTGGAGCGCAAGTTTCGCGAGACCCGCTTGTACCAAGTCGCGCCGATCTCCACCAACTTGATCCTGTCGTACGTGGCCGAGCATTTGCTCGAGCTGCCACGCAGCTTTTGA
- a CDS encoding FAS1-like dehydratase domain-containing protein, which produces MSATDWIGRSETAHDHLSHNLLKRIAATFGEAVPADGEAVPPLWQWCFFQDPLPESALGGDGHPARGGFLPPADNRNRMWAGGRIEFFHALRAGEPATRVSTITQVEEKTGRSGSLLFVTVRHDYSQGGRLAQREEQDIVYREPTPPKQGNGDALPEGDWREAVDPTPTLLFRYSAVTFNGHRIHYDYPYVTGTEGYSGLVVHGPLIATLSLRAFCRANPGATLRRFSYRGVRPLIAPQPFEVGGRITAPGVAELWAGNAGGLAQRAELHFE; this is translated from the coding sequence ATGAGCGCCACAGACTGGATCGGCCGTAGCGAAACAGCCCACGACCACTTGAGCCACAACCTGCTCAAACGCATCGCTGCCACCTTTGGCGAAGCGGTACCGGCAGACGGCGAGGCGGTTCCACCGTTGTGGCAATGGTGCTTTTTCCAGGACCCGCTGCCCGAATCGGCCCTGGGCGGTGACGGCCATCCGGCCCGTGGCGGGTTCCTGCCGCCGGCCGATAACCGCAACCGCATGTGGGCCGGCGGGCGCATTGAGTTCTTCCATGCGTTGCGTGCCGGTGAGCCCGCCACCCGCGTGTCGACCATCACCCAGGTGGAAGAAAAAACCGGCCGCTCCGGCTCGCTGCTGTTTGTCACCGTGCGCCACGACTACTCCCAGGGCGGCCGCCTGGCCCAGCGCGAAGAACAGGACATTGTCTACCGCGAACCCACGCCGCCCAAGCAGGGCAATGGTGACGCGTTGCCTGAAGGCGATTGGCGCGAAGCCGTCGACCCAACGCCAACCCTGCTGTTCCGCTACAGCGCGGTGACCTTCAACGGCCACCGCATTCACTACGACTATCCCTATGTCACCGGCACCGAAGGTTATTCGGGGCTGGTAGTGCATGGGCCGCTGATCGCCACCTTGAGTCTGCGTGCGTTTTGCCGGGCAAACCCCGGGGCCACATTGCGCCGTTTCTCGTATCGCGGCGTGCGGCCGTTGATCGCCCCGCAGCCGTTTGAAGTCGGTGGGCGAATCACCGCGCCTGGCGTGGCTGAACTCTGGGCCGGCAACGCTGGCGGCCTGGCCCAGCGCGCCGAACTGCATTTCGAATAA
- a CDS encoding LysR family transcriptional regulator → MHFDLADLRLFIHIAESPSLTQGAKRAFLSPAAASARIKALEGQLDTRLLYRDSRGVEITPAGERLLHHARLIMRQVDYLKSEFTQYGIDSAGHIRIFANTTAVTEFLPEVLAGFLSQRPGVTVDLQERLSRDIVRGVLDGTSDMGIIAGPVEASGLQVLHFSTDHLVLTVPVGHPLAGQPSVTLEQTLAYQHIGLHDGSTLLSFLREHVERLGKHLSLRIQMSSFEAICRMVEAGVGIGIIPESAAVRHSRTMQLVTVKLDEAWAVRERSILVRELEALPGTIRALIATLMPEKEPPRLANA, encoded by the coding sequence ATGCACTTTGATCTGGCTGACTTACGCCTGTTTATCCATATCGCCGAGTCCCCGAGCCTGACCCAGGGCGCCAAGCGTGCCTTCCTCTCGCCGGCCGCCGCCAGTGCGCGGATCAAGGCCCTGGAAGGTCAACTCGACACACGGCTGCTGTACCGCGACAGCCGTGGCGTGGAGATCACCCCGGCGGGCGAACGGCTGTTGCACCATGCGCGGTTGATCATGCGCCAGGTGGATTACCTGAAAAGCGAGTTCACCCAGTACGGCATCGATTCGGCCGGGCACATCCGCATCTTTGCCAACACCACTGCCGTAACCGAGTTTCTCCCGGAAGTACTGGCCGGCTTCCTGTCCCAGCGTCCCGGTGTGACCGTAGACCTGCAGGAGCGGCTGTCACGGGACATTGTGCGAGGTGTGCTCGATGGCACCAGTGACATGGGCATCATTGCCGGCCCGGTGGAAGCGTCGGGCTTGCAGGTGTTGCACTTCAGCACCGACCATCTGGTGCTGACGGTGCCGGTGGGGCACCCGCTGGCGGGCCAGCCTTCGGTGACGCTGGAGCAAACCCTGGCCTATCAGCATATCGGCCTGCATGACGGCAGCACGCTGTTGAGCTTCCTGCGCGAGCATGTGGAGCGGCTGGGCAAGCACCTGTCGCTGCGCATCCAGATGTCGAGTTTCGAAGCGATTTGCAGGATGGTCGAGGCTGGCGTGGGTATCGGCATCATCCCCGAGTCGGCGGCGGTACGGCACAGCCGGACGATGCAGTTGGTGACGGTGAAGCTGGATGAAGCCTGGGCGGTGCGTGAGCGCAGTATCCTGGTGCGCGAGCTTGAGGCGCTGCCGGGGACTATTCGGGCGCTGATCGCGACCTTGATGCCGGAGAAGGAACCCCCACGCCTGGCGAACGCCTAA